In the Rhinopithecus roxellana isolate Shanxi Qingling chromosome 16, ASM756505v1, whole genome shotgun sequence genome, tttctactaaaataaaatgggcctgggcgtggtggctcatgcctctgaccccagcactttgagaggctgaggtgggcagatcacttgagttcaggagtgcaagaccagcaagggcaacacggagaaaccctgtctctaccaaagacacaaaaattagccaggcgtggtggtgcatgcctgtagtcccagctactcagaaggctgagacaggagaatcacttgaaccagggaggtagaggctacagtgagccaagatggtgccactgcaccccagattgaatgacagagcgagactttgtctcagaaaaaaatataaataaataaattaaaataaaaaggaaaaaaataataaagatagaaTGAAAATACCTAATCACTAAATAATGAAGAAAGATGTTTGGATTTAAGAGGAactaaacagaaaaatgaaaataattatctaGAAACCAGtaaaaaaattctcataaaatactaaatctataataaaacaaaaagtactcTAAGTGCCTTCATTAGAGCAAGAAATAGAGGAGTAAGGAGGAGGAAATAagaatttttcttatttcaagaaattagaaaaatagtattagaatatagaaaatagaaattagaaatcagaaaattagaaaaatagatCCAAATAAACAAGAAACTTATGAAGACAGAAACTTAATGAAATGCAAAAAGTCAAGAGGATAAATCTATcctaaagctgtttttttttttttttaaagacttgttaTATAGGAAAACCCCTTGGGAGtcgaataaaggaaaaaaagaaagtcaaacagGCATCATAATGAAAATGAGAACTTTTCATGTGAGGGAGGACACAAGAATTATAAAGATCAAATGCAACTCTGTGACAAAGCATTTGTTACAGAAATGAGTACTTTTCTAGCAAAATATAAAGTATCAAAATCAACTGCTATCAAATTACCATATTGAAATCTTCTTTCTGAACAatcacagttgtttttttttgtttttgtttttttttttttttttttttttttttgagacggagtctggctctgtcgcccaggctggagtgcagtggccggatctcggctcactgcaagctccgcctcccgggtttacaccattctcctgcctcagcctcccgagtagctgggactacaggcgcctgccacctcacccggctagttttttgtattttttagtagagacggggtttcaccgtgttacccaggatggtctcgatctcctgaccttgtgatccgcccgtcttggcctcccaaagtgctgggattacaggcaacaatcacagtttttatctgatatttcttttgaaatattagtACTGTTAATTAGATTACAAGGTATTCTAGTCCGTGAGCCAAATTCTCTTTGCAAAATGAGTATGTGAACTCGAATTCTGAAGCCATACTGCTTGGGGTTAAGTACTGgctctttcatttatttggcTGTATGAAATTGACCTTAAGaaaattacttaacttttctgtgccttATTTTCCGCTGTACACAATAGGCTTGGTGATACTAATAGGAACAGTAATTACCTCATAGGCTTGCTATTGAGACTCCATTATGTAATGCACAAAGAAAACAATGGAGGATTGGCGCAGAGTAAGAAATGTAGCAATTATTTTGCCTTTGATTTTGTCCATTCATCCAACAGATGTTTTTGAACATTTGCCTTGGTGTCTGTTCTGTTCTACCTACAGAGGCTGTGGAATTAAGCAAGAATAAGTACCAGCCCTAATGAAGTTTACATTTTACTGGGAAAGAGAGACAATATACGTGACCTAGTATAATTTCAAGGAGTGATAAGAGCATTGATCTATTGTGTGGTGATTTATAGCCAATAAAAATAGTTTAGTGTTCAGTTATACATAATACAATGCTCATTTCTATTATAACCTTCAGCTTACATATGTGATGACAAATATGACAAAAAGTTCAGGCTTCAACAAGAAGATTtaggtttgaatctcagctctgctatATGCTATTTACCTTTGATCAAGTTTACTTAACATACCCACTTtgatttattcatctgtaaaatgtggatactAATACCCCTCTCCTAGAACTGTGatgagattaaatgaattaaatggcTGTAGCACAAAACATGTTAGTTttgtcttcccttccttctctctattcactcattcattcattcccttccctctttccattCATAATTCCCTCTTTTCTGTCCACTTTTCTTTATGCTCTCTCTTCTTTGTttggtcttttccttttttatttttctttttccttgggaATTATGGTACATATTCATTGATACATGCTTGAAAGTAATCAGAGTAAGATAAATATTTGTCTTAACATGCTCTGTCTTACGGGTTAAAGAGAGAGTAAAATGGAATGGGAAAACCAAACCATTCTGGTGGAATTTTTTCTGAAGGGACTTTCTGGTTACCCAAGGCTTAAGTTACTCTTGTTTGCGCTAATCTTCATAATGTATGTGGTCATCTTCTGGGAAATGGTACTCTCATTTTAATCAACATCTTGGACCCTCACCTTCACATCCCTACGTACTTCTTTCTGGGGAACCTCTCCTTCTTGGGCATCTGCTACACCACCACCTCTATTCCCTCCACCTTGGTGAGCTTGCTTTCAGAAAGAAAGACCATTTCCCTTTCTGGCTGTGCAGTGCAGATGTTCCTTGGATTGGCCATGGGAACAACAGAGTGTGTGCTCCTGGGCATGATGGCCTTTGACCGCTATGTGGCTATCTGCAACCCTCTGAGATATCCCATCATCATGAGCAAAGATGCCTATGTGTCCACGGTAGTTGGGTCCTGGATCATAGGAGCTGTCAATTCTGCAGTACAAACAGTGTTTGTGGTACAATTGCCTTTCTGCAGGAATAACATCATCAATTATATCACGTGTGAAATTCTGGCTGTCATGAAATTGGCCTGTGCTGACATCTCAGGCAATGAGTTCATCATGCTTACGGCCACAACACTGTTCATACTGACACCTTTGTTATTAATCATTGTCTCTTATGCGTTAATCGTTGTATCTTCCAAATTAGCTCTTCTGAGGGAGCAATCAAAGCTTTCTCTACCTGCTCAGCCCATCTGACTGTGGTCATAATATTCTATGGGACCATCCTCTTCATGTACCTGAAGCCCGAGTCTAAAAAGACACTTAATTCAGATGACTTGGAAGCTACTGACAAAATTGTATCCATGTTCTGTGGGGTGATGACTCCTATGTTGAATCCTTTAATCTACAGTCTTAGAAacaaggatgtgaaggaggcgGTGAAACACCTACTGAACAGAAGGTTCTTTAGCAAGTGAGTGCAAAATGTACTGGAGTGTGAACACACTTGATATTGTTGAAACTTCAGAATTATGTTAGAATTTTGGATACTTTTActgtttttctgcattttcatatattatgttaaaataatgaGATACAGCATTTCAAAATTATTGCATGTTCACTCTAGAGAATTTGCAAGATACAGGGCAGTAGGATGAAGAAAGAGGGGTTACCTATTACTCTAATAGTGGGAAATGGCCCCTTTTCAACATTTTGAACAATATCTTTcatattatggtttttttttaatgcattggaATTGGTTGCAATGTGCCTTTTTATGTTCACTTTTTTGCATAACATTATTTCATAGGCAACATTTAATTgaatctttcaaaataaataaagccatctgttgagaaaaagcaaaatggaGAAAACCCCAACATACTGCACTCACATTTTCCAGTGACAAGCCTTGTGTTATAGTTTCACATTAATCTCCAGATCCTGTTAAGTcattaaatactattttctttttctgtattacatttttttcatgtgtgaaGCTGAGTATTTGGGACTATCAAGGGAGTAGATAGAGTTTAAAAGCAGGGCCTATGCAATCAATCAGGATATCCTGCTTTATGGTCTTTCTTTGCTTTAACTTATATGTTGGCTTTTGCATAAAGaacattttgtaaaattaaaaatgggttTGAAAATCAGTCTACTGGTCCAGATAATAATGTGGACTAGTTTTGGGTTGAATGGAGTGTCCTATCAATGCCCATTTAGAAGATGCCAGATTTCTTTGCTATCCCGAGGGAATTCCAATATTTTTCCAAGTCTTAGAAGAATATCCAAGCTCTTGATTTTTAGTATGAATATTGTTCCAGTCTTGTCTCTGTTACTAACCAGGTTGATTTGAGGAAGAAGAGGATTTGGGAATCTCAGACATTATATTGCTTTTCCTTGGTTTTTATGTCAACTTTTTACTCTATgtgaagaacattttaaatttacagcCCAAGATGAATGACAGAGTGTGCTCAGGAGTGAACCACATTCTAGGTAATCAGTTTGGCTGAATCAATTTTTATTAATGGACCAGTGAATGTAGATTATATTGGGCATGAACATGTTTTACACAGACAAATAAGAATTACCTGCTTGTGGAATCTTTTGGGTTTAgtcactcatttaatcttcccaagtTCACTTGTTAATTTTAGTGGATGGAATATTAAACAGTCACaaactatatttaaatatatccaTCATAGCTGTTTACAGATTAAATCTGATGGCAAGAGTTGAGATCGTTGATAATTAAATTTACATCCTGACAAAATAGGCTATGAGAATCTATGAGTTCCCATACACCAGTTCATTGGACTTTTTGCACCCACTAGGAATTCCAGGTAGGTCGAAAGCCCTGGAAGTCAGGCATTTTATGTTTGACCGACAGGCAGGCTGTCTTGAATCCTCAAGTTCTAATATTGTTTTCCTTCACAACTTAAATCCAGCCACCCTCATTAATTCTCTGGGGTGACTGAGGTAGCTCCATAGTCTTATATCAGATTTATAAATTTTTGATAGAAAATTAGTTAAagcaagaagaaattttaaaacgcACATTTCTCCTCACAGGAGAGTATTAGGAGAGTTTTTCTCTCACAGGGTTGTAGAATCAACgtctgaagaaaataaaggtaTGTTACCTGTCTTGATATATTTATGTGTTCAAATTTGCTGGGCAAAATACACTATCATTATAACACTGACATAATGCTTTCTTTTAATACTTGGGCCTCTGGAGGAGTTTTCactcagaaaatttattttaaaagcttaagGAGGATGATTTTGTTGTTAGCAACTTGTTTTCTGTAATTTGGAGACAAAGTAAGATAAACTTATCTGATATACCaggtatgtatctgtgtgtgtgtgtgcgtgtgtgtgtgtgtctgtgtgtgtgtgcgtgtgtgtctgtgcgtgtgcgtgcgtgtgtgtgtctgtgtgtgtgtgcgcatgtgtgcgtgtgtgcgcgtgcgtgtgtgtgcgtgcgtgtgtgtgtgttagtttgTATATGTCTAGTGTGTGCATGTTCCTGGTGAAAATTCTACCAGATAGCAAAATCTACAAAGGTAAGTATTTCTCTGTATTCTTACCCTCTTTACTCCCATTGCACTCAATTTAGAACATGACATTTATAATATGattcaatatgtatttatatcCATGAATAGGAAAATTATATGGAAGGAGGTGCAACAGGAGCAAAACACATACTTTTATATCCCGCTGAAGTCCCAAGGCAGGTTCATGATTGGGATTTAAGAGTAGAGACACAGCAAAAATGGCAAAATTTCATTGCTCTTAATccaacaaattatttcatcattttcGTACACTTTTATGCCTGCCCAATTTCCAAATATTCTAAGCTTGAGATTATGTCAACTTTTTAGGGTCCTGGGGACTTCTGAAATGGGCACTTAAAAATGTagctttggaggccaaggcgggcggatcacggggtcaggagattgagaccatcctggctaacatggtgaaaccccatctctactaaaaatacaaaaaattagccggctgtggtggtgggcgcctgtagtcccagctactcgggaggctgaggcaggagaattgtgtgaagctgggaagcagagcttgcagtgagccgagatcgcgccactgcactccatcctgggcaacagagcaagactccatctcaaaaaaaaaaaaaaaaaaaaaaagtagtaatatGTTTGCTATCAGCTAATTCACATACATCATCTCTCTAAAATCCTGTGATCTGGGCTATAGTGTCACTATCTCATAGATGAGGCCACAAAGCTTATGGAAGTTAATACATCTTGCCCAAATCTCAAAGTATGCAAGTTAAAGACAAGCATACACACCTGGCTATTCTTTCTTGAGTTAGTTATTCTTCATACTACAGCATGTTTACTTTTCCAGGTTGCTTGTCATGACATCTAACACCAGTATTTCTTGGCAGCATATCTGAAATGATCAAAGAAACTATTACCTGCTTCTCAACTTTCATAGCAAGTATTTTACATTTCTGGAAAAtaacttacaaaagaaaattaatttaattatttatgaaaGAACCTTGACACCATCACATGCTCTGTCCAAAAATGATGCATAATCACAATTGATAGGAATTAAACCTTAAATTAGGGGAAGATCTGACATTAATTGAGATATGAGAAGGGGAGGAATTTAATATTAGCACTAATCTTTCAGAAAAGACTATAAAAAtagcttgttttgttttagtaaagATAACACACACTTTACAAAAACGGGGGCTCCTAATTTATGGTGTGTAAGtaatattttaactttgaaattatgaaattttttaTGCTGTTTTTGGATGACAactacctttattttatttatagatcTAAAATTCCAAAGGAAATATGTGCTTATTGTAAAATAGTCAAATACTACAAAATGTGCAAACTACAGAATTATAGGTCatgttttcatattaaaataaaatggggctgggcgcggtggctcatgcctgtaaccccagcactttgggaggctgaggtgggtggatcacttgaggtcagaggttcaagaccagcctggccaacatggtgaaaccctgtctctaccaaaaatacaaaaattagccagacgtggtagtgcatgcctgtagtcccagctagtcagaaggctgagacaggagaatcacttgaactagggaggtggaggctgcagtgagccgagatcgcaccactgcactccagcgtgaatgatagagggagactccatctcagaaaaataaataaatgagtaaatacatacatacatacataaaataaaatgggaagtaaatagtaaaaatagaatgaaaatgcCTAATCACTAAATAATGAAGAAAGATGCTTGGATTCAAGAGGAacttaacagaaaaacaaaaaaattatctagaaACCAGTAAAAAAATTCCCACAGAATACAAAGTctgtaataaaacaaaaaatgctctAAGTGCCTTCattagagaaagaaatagagaagtaagaagaaggaaataagaattttcttcttatttcaagaagaaatttttcttcttatttcaagaagttagaaaaatagaattagaaatagaaattagaaatcagaaaattagaaaaatagatCTGAATAAACAAGAAATTTATGAAGACAGAAACTTAATGAAATGCAAAAAGTCAAGAATAAATCTATCCTAAAGCTGCATTTTTTTCAAAGACCTGTAATATAGGAAAACCTCTTGTGAGTcgaataaaggggaaaaaagtcaaACTGGCATCATAATGAAAATGAGAACTTTTCGTGTAAGGGAGGACACACGAATTATAAAGATCAAATGCAACTCTGTGACAACATTTGTTATGAGTACTTTTCTAGCAAAATATGGAACACCAAAATCAATGTTATCACGTTACTATATTGAAATCCCCTTTCTGACCACTCACATTTTTTATCtgatatttcttttgaaatattaatactGTTAATTAGATTACAAGGTATTCTACCCCATAAGCCAAATTCTCTTTGCAAATTCTCTTTAAGTATTAAGTTATTAAGTTTTGAGTATTAAGTTTTGAGTCATAAGAGTTCGAATTCTGAAGCCATACTGCTTGGGGTTAAGTCCTGgctctttcatttatttggcTGTATGAAATTGACCTTAAGaaaattacttaacttttctgtgccttATTTTCTCCTCTACACAGTAGGCTTGGTGATACTAATAGGAACAGTAATTACCTCATAGGCTTGCTATTGAGACTCCATTATGTAATGCACAAAGAAAACAATGGAGGATTGGCGCAGAGTAAGAAATGTAGCAATTATTTTGCCTTTGATTTTGTCCATTCATCCAACAGATGTTTTTGAACATTTGCCTTGGTGTCTGTTCTGTTCTACCTACAGAGGCTGTGGAATTAAGCAAGAATAAGTACCAGCCCTAATGAATGAAGTTTACATTTTACTGGGAAAGAGAGACAATATACGTGACCTAGTATAATTTCAAGGAGTGATAAGAGCATTGATCTATTGTGTGGTGATTTATAGCCAATAAAAATAGTTTAGTGTTCAGTTATACATAATACAATGCTCATTTCTATTATAACCTTCAGCTTACATATGTGATGACAAATATGACAAAAAGTTCAGGCTTCAACAAGAAGATTtaggtttgaatctcagctctgctatATGCTATTTACCTTTGATCAAGTTTACTTAACATACCCACTTtgatttattcatctgtaaaatgtggatactAATACCCCTCTCCTAGAACTGTGatgagattaaatgaattaaatggcTGTAGCACAAAACATGTTAGTTttgtcttcccttccttctctctattcactcattcattcattcccttccctctttccattCATAATTCCCTCTTTTCTGTCCACTTTTCTTTATGCTCTCTCTTCTTTGTttggtcttttccttttttatttttctttttccttgggaATTATGGTACATATTCATTGATACATGCTTGAAAGTAATCAGAGTAAGATAAATATTTGTCTTAACATGCTCTGTCTTACGGGTTAAAGAGAGAGTAAAATGGAATGGGAAAACCAAACCATTCTGGTGGAATTTTTTCTGAAGGGACTTTCTGGTTACCCAAGGCTTAAGTTACTCTTGTTTGCGCTAATCTTCATAATGTATGTGGTCATCTTCTGGGAAATGGTACTCTCATTTTAATCAACATCTTGGACCCTCACCTTCACACCCCTATGTACTTCTTTCTGGGGAACCTCTCCTTCTTGGACATCTGCTACACCACCACCTCTATTCCCTCCACCTTGGTGAGCTTGCTTTCAGAAAGAAAGACCATTTCCTTTTCTGGCTATGCAGTGCAGATGTTCCTTGGATTGGCCATAGGGACAACAGAGTGTGTGCTCCTGGGCATGATGGCCTTTGACCGCTATGTGGCTATCTGCAACCCTCTGAGATATCCCATCATCATGAGCAAGGATGCCTATGTGTCCACGGTAGTTGGGTCCTGTATCATAGGAGCTGTCAATTCTGCAGTACAAACAGTGTTTGTGGTACAATTGCCTTTCTGCAGGAATAACATCATCAATCATTTCACCTATGAAATTCTGGCTGTCATGAAATTGGCCTGTGCTGACATCTCAGGCAATGAGTTCATCATGCTCATGGCCACAACATTGTTCATACTGACACCTTTGTTATTAATCATTGTCTCTTACACGTTAATCATTGTGAGCATCTTCCAAATTAGCTCTTCTGAGGAGAGAAGCAAAGCTTTCTCTACCTGCTCAGCCCATCTGACTGTGGTCATAATATTCTGTGGGACCTTCCTCTCCATGTACATGAAGCCCAAGTTTAAGGAGACAATTCAGAT is a window encoding:
- the LOC104660375 gene encoding LOW QUALITY PROTEIN: olfactory receptor 13C2-like (The sequence of the model RefSeq protein was modified relative to this genomic sequence to represent the inferred CDS: inserted 2 bases in 2 codons), producing MEWENQTILVEFFLKGLSGYPRLKLLLFALIFIMYVVXLLGNGTLILINILDPHLHIPTYFFLGNLSFLGICYTTTSIPSTLVSLLSERKTISLSGCAVQMFLGLAMGTTECVLLGMMAFDRYVAICNPLRYPIIMSKDAYVSTVVGSWIIGAVNSAVQTVFVVQLPFCRNNIINYITCEILAVMKLACADISGNEFIMLTATTLFILTPLLLIIVSYALIVXIFQISSSEGAIKAFSTCSAHLTVVIIFYGTILFMYLKPESKKTLNSDDLEATDKIVSMFCGVMTPMLNPLIYSLRNKDVKEAVKHLLNRRFFSK